From the Huiozyma naganishii CBS 8797 chromosome 2, complete genome genome, one window contains:
- the DFG16 gene encoding Dfg16p (similar to Saccharomyces cerevisiae DFG16 (YOR030W); ancestral locus Anc_5.622): MTRWLYNSLPIRILLLLTLHIFKDECSTVEANLNFTDMPMRNEACPRDINEYFGLRPPSNLYCEHSSKANKNLTLSQVLSESLLKDYPSNCHASILGSGFLSIYDNMSKPLIFNNERYRNWTIAYPTLLIQCTNRTYNATNIVHYNETFPSQENNFTAVLKEFVHNYTMSMDDIYDDTERMVYKDKFVDGILIITFSQTAVCVASWMVFLIILFLPANNYNTKLNIVKVYVLLFALVQSVYLQKASAEVFRTQYMADIQDASYYKSHIMDSVGYRICEVFIHVMGLLNWWYIIYFMFHLDSNQKRKKVEHKNHILSTIFFFLVTHRNVTIFTAGVFFLVTDTIFFTFLLWNETVISLRVLYKVSQLSITTMFLGLVGFFLSQKFHFVLEPKRSISQSKPNMFEKLKNMWRNYYDTIPILIYNLVLIVLLYFTSIFFSAKNFYISSWKYNIVYFMKLLITVNFWGLISVLRKREATLNRKTILGRKIQNSNKYFVNPHSNYDLGVSNSNGTSSILETSNSSSMKSTTRVHEDIHIPNNTWKSHISKLNGWKKMKRREKM, translated from the coding sequence ATGACCCGATGGCTATATAACTCATTGCCCATCCGCATTTTGTTGTTACTGACCCTCCACATCTTCAAGGATGAATGCTCTACCGTTGAGGCAAACCTAAATTTTACGGATATGCCCATGAGGAATGAAGCGTGTCCAAGAGATATAAATGAATATTTTGGATTAAGACCTCCATCAAATCTGTATTGTGAACATAGTAGCAAAGCCAATAAGAATCTCACACTATCCCAGGTGCTTTCGGAGAGCTTATTAAAGGATTATCCCTCAAACTGCCATGCATCTATCTTGGGAAGTGGTTTTCTTAGCATCTATGACAATATGTCCAAACCTCTGATATTTAATAACGAACGGTATCGCAACTGGACCATTGCATATCCAACTCTTTTAATACAGTGCACTAACCGTACTTACAACGCAACCAATATTGTTCACTATAATGAAACGTTCCCATCTCAAGAAAACAACTTCACTGCTGTTTTAAAGGAATTTGTTCACAACTACACTATGTCCATGGATGACATTTATGACGATACTGAAAGGATGGTCTATAAAGACAAGTTTGTCGATGGTATTTTGATAATAACGTTTAGTCAGACAGCCGTGTGCGTTGCTTCCTGGATGGTGTTCCTGATCATATTATTTCTTCCTGCCAACAATTACAATACCAAGCTAAATATTGTAAAAGTATACGTTTTGCTGTTTGCACTAGTACAATCTGTGTACCTACAAAAGGCAAGCGCGGAGGTATTCCGGACTCAGTATATGGCTGATATCCAGGATGCATCGTACTATAAAAGCCACATAATGGATTCTGTAGGATATCGAATATGCGAAGTTTTTATCCACGTCATGGGACTTTTAAACTGGTGGTATATTATCTACTTCATGTTCCACCTAGATTCgaatcaaaaaagaaagaaagtAGAGCATAAAAACCATATTCTGAGTactatatttttttttctggtaACACATCGAAATGTTACGATCTTTACAGCGGGTGTCTTTTTTCTGGTAACGGACACAATCTTCTTTACGTTTCTTTTATGGAATGAAACCGTTATTTCTCTTCGGGTGCTTTATAAAGTTTCACAACTCTCCATAACAACAATGTTTCTCGGTTTAGTGGGATTTTTTTTGTCGCAAAAATTCCATTTTGTATTAGAACCGAAGCGGAGTATAAGCCAATCGAAACCCAATATGTTcgaaaagttgaagaatatGTGGCGCAACTATTATGATACTATCCCCATTCTGATATACAATCTGGTTCTGATAGTGCTCCTGTACTTTACAtccattttcttcagtGCCAAGAATTTCTATATTTCCTCGTGGAAATACAACATCGTCTACTTCATGAAGCTACTTATCACTGTTAATTTTTGGGGATTGATCAGTGTATTGAGGAAGAGAGAGGCAACACTCAATAGAAAAACAATTCTGGGGAGAAAGATCCAAAACAGTAATAAATATTTTGTCAACCCGCACTCAAATTACGATTTAGGCGTTTCGAACAGCAATGGGACTAGTTCGATTTTAGAGACAAGCAACTCGTCCTCCATGAAAAGCACTACCCGTGTGCATGAGGACATCCATATCCCTAACAACACTTGGAAATCACACATATCAAAACTGAACGGctggaagaagatgaagcGTAGGGAAAAAATGTAG
- the EXG2 gene encoding glucan exo-1,3-beta-glucosidase (similar to Saccharomyces cerevisiae EXG2 (YDR261C); ancestral locus Anc_5.621), producing MGVFDGKRPILYLLWFALSCLTRVAVASNGAQLNDKELNVLQKRFDSYYSNDTQISVQGITLGGWLVTEPYITPSLYHKAINMVSQYNSTYHNMSQIVDEYTLCQELGYDKAKDLLSEHFDTWITESDFKQIKDDGFNLVRIPIGYWAWKLDHEENLYVGNATYEDPYVGEGLQLHYLNRALEWASKYELNVWIDLHGAPGSQNGFDNSGQRNFYNKLGWLSDMDTKVLTLNVWGAMFDEYLNGGNSSNPIVGIEVMNEPLVPKLNIWDVTQVYYEGFDMFKEKQRKGDNTTFIIHDAFQSIGHWNMELNPHFKNVSNRHFNLTNVSYSAQSVLVDHHHYEVFTDSQLQESQFSRIMNIINFGDSINKELQYHPAVVGEWSGAITDCATWVNGVNIGARYDGSYYNTTAFETSQPPSGNCTSNQPIDQWSDEYKIAVRQFVEAQLATYSAKTTGWIFWNWKTENAPEWDYLQLKEAGLFPVPFDNYTYFSTDGSGSIDSDFSSSLSTLAYPTSSGSRTTSSTAAKKGVASSFRKINLQDTELRALSGYWKMVLYLFPVCISLVVVLL from the coding sequence ATGGGCGTTTTCGACGGGAAAAGGCCCATACTGTATCTTCTATGGTTTGCTCTCAGCTGTTTGACACGCGTCGCAGTGGCGTCAAACGGTGCCCAGCTGAATGATAAGGAACTGAATGTACTACAAAAAAGATTCGACTCATACTACTCCAACGATACACAAATTAGCGTACAAGGTATAACGCTGGGTGGATGGTTGGTCACTGAGCCATATATAACTCCCTCATTGTACCATAAGGCAATCAACATGGTATCACAGTATAATTCCACATACCATAATATGTCTCAAATTGTAGACGAATACACGCTATGTCAGGAGCTCGGATATGACAAAGCGAAAGATCTGTTGTCGGAGCATTTTGATACTTGGATTACAGAGAGCGATTTTAAGCAAATCAAAGATGACGGGTTTAACTTGGTGAGAATCCCAATTGGGTATTGGGCTTGGAAGCTTGATCACGAGGAAAACTTGTACGTTGGGAATGCCACCTATGAGGACCCATATGTTGGGGAAGGTTTACAACTTCACTACCTGAATAGAGCACTTGAATGGGCAAGCAAGTATGAGCTTAACGTTTGGATTGACCTGCACGGTGCTCCAGGTTCCCAAAACGGATTTGACAACTCTGGTCAAAGAAATTTTTACAACAAGTTAGGATGGTTGTCCGACATGGACACAAAAGTTTTGACTTTGAACGTTTGGGGTGCTATGTTTGATGAATATTTAAACGGAGGtaacagcagcaacccTATTGTTGGTATTGAGGTGATGAACGAGCCATTGGTCCCCAAATTGAACATATGGGATGTCACCCAGGTGTATTATGAAGGTTTTGATatgttcaaagagaaacagaggAAAGGTGACAACACGACATTTATTATACATGATGCATTCCAGTCTATTGGACATTGGAATatggaattgaacccaCACTTCAAAAATGTCTCCAACCGTCACTTCAACTTAACGAACGTTTCGTATTCAGCACAGTCTGTCCTTGTAGATCACCATCATTATGAGGTGTTCACGGACAGTCAATTGCAGGAATCTCAATTCTCTCGTATCATGAACATTATCAATTTCGGAGATTCGATAAACAAAGAATTGCAATACCACCCGGCCGTAGTTGGTGAATGGTCCGGTGCAATTACGGACTGTGCCACGTGGGTGAACGGTGTAAACATTGGCGCCCGTTACGATGGGTCATACTACAACACAACAGCATTTGAAACGTCCCAGCCACCATCGGGGAATTGCACCTCTAATCAACCGATAGATCAGTGGTCAGATGAATACAAGATTGCAGTGAGACAATTTGTTGAGGCACAATTGGCCACATACAGCGCCAAGACTACAGGTTGGATTTTCTGGAATTGGAAGACAGAAAATGCACCAGAATGGGATTATCTACAATTGAAGGAAGCTGGTCTGTTCCCTGTCCCATTTGACAACTACACGTACTTTAGCACGGATGGGTCTGGATCCATCGATTCAGATTTCTCCAGTTCTTTGTCCACGTTAGCTTACCCAACATCCAGTGGGAGCCGTACAACATCTTCCACGGCAGCGAAAAAAGGGGTTGCTTCATCATTTAGGAAGATCAACTTGCAGGACACCGAATTGAGGGCGCTGAGTGGTTACTGGAAAATGGTTCTTTATCTCTTCCCAGTATGCATTTCCCTCGTTGTAGTCCTGCTGTGA
- the CIN5 gene encoding Cin5p (similar to Saccharomyces cerevisiae YAP6 (YDR259C) and CIN5 (YOR028C); ancestral locus Anc_5.619), with amino-acid sequence MQSVPLTVRTQQNQISPLGHPTGQQQMRTLSLPHVPHNIMVGQSNFNQVFPSPHLQLPGMAQNNYTYQPSGVTNQVIFNERGPLTPPHIPTHSYAGPQPRIVPPPVYNLPQPQSLLTPEMVKVDDTISPILPPLHNTEDRRHSVSIAVLQQPENQNNTPVPTSHSQTQLVTFSDGEHSMSGKSGIKIKKETVDAPFGKAIYNTGEKYNTAGQLIGKSGKLVRDTKRAAQNRSAQKAFRLRREKYIKNLEQKSKIFDDIVRENQQLKEQLNSLTSRLQQ; translated from the coding sequence ATGCAATCCGTTCCACTTACAGTCAGGACTCAACAAAACCAAATATCGCCATTAGGTCATCCAACAGGTCAGCAACAGATGCGTACTTTGAGTTTGCCTCATGTGCCTCACAACATAATGGTAGGGCAGTCTAATTTTAACCAAGTGTTCCCATCTCCACACCTGCAACTACCAGGGATGGCTCAAAATAACTACACATACCAACCTTCTGGAGTGACAAACCAGGTTATCTTCAATGAGAGAGGTCCCTTGACACCACCACATATACCCACACATTCGTATGCGGGACCTCAACCAAGAATCGTACCACCTCCAGTTTACAATTTGCCTCAACCACAGAGTTTACTCACTCCAGAGATGGTAAAGGTAGATGACACCATCTCCCCTATCTTACCACCTTTGCATAACACGGAGGACAGGAGACACTCTGTGAGTATCGCTGTTTTGCAACAACCagaaaatcaaaacaaTACACCAGTGCCAACGTCTCATTCTCAAACACAACTAGTAACTTTTTCAGATGGTGAACATTCAATGAGCGGGAAATCCGGTATTAAGATAAAGAAGGAGACAGTGGACGCGCCCTTCGGGAAGGCAATCTACAACACTGGTGAGAAATACAATACTGCGGGACAACTGATCGGTAAGTCTGGGAAACTGGTACGTGACACAAAGAGAGCTGCACAGAACAGGTCTGCTCAAAAGGCATTCAGACTACGCCGTGAAAAATACATTAAAAACTTAGAACAAAAATCGAAAATCTTTGATGACATTGTACGGGAGAACCAACAACTCAAGGAACAACTCAACTCTCTAACGAGCCGCTTGCAACAATAA
- the STI1 gene encoding Hsp90 cochaperone STI1 (similar to Saccharomyces cerevisiae STI1 (YOR027W); ancestral locus Anc_5.617): MSLTADEYKQQGNSAFAAKKYDEAVDLFTKAIEVSETPNHVLYSNRSASYASEQKFNEALKDALECTKINPSWAKGYTREGAAHFGMGNLDDAEASYKKALELDANNKIAKEGIEQIQRVQSQRQAQPDLGLTEMFNDPNLIEKLKNNPKTAELMNDPQLVAKLLSFRSNPNGLAQDLFSDPRLMTIMGTLMGIDLNMPDLSQSNSAPKNPESPSGGEPKKEEPKQEQKPKEAEPEAESMDVDQDESKVAAEEAKVEGNKAYKARNFDEAIACYNKAWELDNNITYLNNRSAAEFEKGEYDTAINTLNEAIEKGREMRADYKIIAKSFARIGNAYVKMGNLKEAINHYQKSLTEHRTPEILAKLRHAEKEEKKREVEDYINPEKAEEARLEGKEYFTKGDWPSAVKAYTEMIKRAPEDARGYSNRAAALSKLMSFPDAISDCNKAIEKDPNFVRAYIRKATAQIAVKDFSYAIETLDAARTKDAEVNGGANAREIDQLYMKAAQQRFQPATGDETPEQTYERAMRDPEVAKIMQDPVLQSILQQAQNDPAALQEHMKNPEIFKKIQTLIAAGIIKTGRA, encoded by the coding sequence ATGTCTTTAACGGCTGACGAATACAAACAGCAAGGTAATTCGGCCTTCGCTGCCAAGAAATACGATGAAGCAGTTGACCTCTTCACCAAGGCAATTGAAGTTTCAGAAACTCCAAACCATGTTTTATATTCCAATCGTTCTGCATCCTATGCATCAGAGCAGAAATTTAACGAAGCTTTAAAGGATGCTTTGGAATGTACAAAGATCAACCCATCATGGGCTAAGGGTTACACAAGAGAGGGAGCAGCTCATTTTGGGATGGGAAACTTGGATGATGCTGAGGCCAGTTACAAGAAAGCGTTAGAATTGGATGCTAACAACAAGATTGCCAAGGAGGGGATTGAGCAAATTCAACGTGTGCAGAGTCAAAGACAAGCCCAACCTGATTTGGGTTTGACGGAGATGTTCAACGACCCAAACttgattgaaaaattgaagaacaacccCAAGACTGCAGAATTGATGAACGATCCTCAATTGGTTGCCAAACTTTTGAGTTTTAGAAGCAATCCAAACGGTCTAGCTCAAGATCTGTTTTCCGATCCAAGACTAATGACTATCATGGGTACGCTAATGGGCATTGATTTGAACATGCCAGACCTATCGCAGTCCAACTCTGCTCCAAAGAACCCAGAGTCTCCAAGTGGTGGGGAAccaaagaaggaagaaccTAAACAGGAACAAAAGCCAAAGGAAGCGGAACCAGAGGCGGAATCGATGGACGTGGATCAAGATGAGTCTAAGGTAGCTGCCGAAGAAGCCAAAGTCGAAGGTAACAAAGCGTATAAGGCTCGCAACTTCGACGAAGCTATTGCATGCTACAACAAGGCCTGGGAGTTGGACAATAATATCACATACCTGAATAACCGTTCTGCTGCagaatttgaaaagggGGAATACGACACTGCTATAAATACTTTGAACGAAGCTATTGAAAAGGGTAGAGAAATGAGAGCCGATTACAAAATAATTGCAAAATCTTTTGCACGTATCGGTAATGCGTACGTTAAGATGgggaacttgaaggaggcAATCAACCACTATCAAAAATCTCTAACTGAACACAGGACCCCAGAGATCCTAGCAAAATTAAGGCATGCcgaaaaggaggaaaagaagagagaagtGGAAGATTACATTAACCCAGAGAAAGCAGAAGAGGCCCGTCTAGAAGGTAAAGAGTACTTCACCAAGGGCGATTGGCCAAGTGCTGTCAAGGCATACACCGAAATGATCAAAAgagcaccagaagatgcGAGAGGGTATTCCAACAGAGCCGCTGCGCTATCCAAACTGATGTCCTTCCCAGATGCCATTTCTGACTGTAACAAGGCCATCGAGAAAGATCCAAACTTTGTCAGAGCATATATCAGAAAGGCTACTGCTCAGATTGCTGTTAAGGACTTTTCCTACGCCATTGAAACTCTGGATGCCGCGAGGACGAAGGACGCTGAAGTGAACGGCGGTGCCAACGCGAGGGAAATTGACCAACTATACATGAAAGCGGCTCAACAAAGATTCCAACCGGCCACTGGCGATGAAACTCCAGAACAAACGTACGAAAGAGCCATGAGGGACCCAGAAGTTGCAAAAATCATGCAAGACCCAGTCTTGCAAAGTATCTTGCAACAAGCCCAGAATGACCCTGCTGCTTTGCAAGAACATATGAAGAACCCAGaaattttcaagaagattcAAACTCTGATTGCAGCCGGTATCATCAAAACTGGTCGCGCCTGA
- the BUB3 gene encoding Bub3p (similar to Saccharomyces cerevisiae BUB3 (YOR026W); ancestral locus Anc_5.615) has protein sequence MNNTEPLRLLDVSHDYISDICFDTEQSLIAVTAWDGSLSIYEYGNETEPVRLLQRIRHQYPLLSCCIIHINNTTQFFVGTVQGEVLRALCEEDRFVSIEENPAQLGIIRMLPWRSNCIIAGSWDGTILVLECSEFSATITAKKKLEGKILSMDCNSNYLILVLTGNKIEWCDLPLNRDGMGLLKRVDSPLKYQVRDIKLTPNSDGYVVSSIDGRVAVEYFEDSAKQFAFRCHRMNLTDVQFVFPVDTLGFEPNSDILYTGGSDGCISGWNLTTKRKIKQFAKFDENSVVKIAVNEGYICVATSDDSFKTNPTFSQDVDLQPSSLYLIKL, from the coding sequence ATGAACAATACAGAACCTTTACGGCTTCTCGATGTTTCACATGATTATATAAGCGATATATGCTTTGACACTGAGCAATCTCTTATAGCGGTTACTGCATGGGACGGTTCGTTATCGATATATGAATACGGCAATGAAACCGAACCAGTCAGATTACTTCAAAGGATCCGCCATCAATATCCATTATTGAGCTGTTGCATAATACACATAAATAATACTACTCAGTTTTTCGTCGGAACTGTCCAGGGAGAGGTACTGAGGGCTCTATGCGAAGAAGATCGGTTTGtctcaattgaagagaatcCCGCCCAACTCGGTATCATACGAATGCTGCCATGGAGATCAAATTGTATTATAGCGGGGTCATGGGATGGAACCATACTAGTGCTTGAGTGTAGTGAATTTTCTGCCACTATTAcggcaaagaagaaactaGAGGGCAAAATCCTTTCAATGGATTGTAACAGCAATTACTTGATACTGGTTCTAACAGGtaacaaaattgaatgGTGTGATTTGCCCTTGAATAGAGATGGTATGGGACTATTAAAACGGGTAGATTCACCGTTAAAGTACCAAGTAAGAGATATAAAGTTGACTCCAAACAGTGATGGATACGTTGTAAGCTCTATTGATGGAAGGGTTGCTGTTGagtattttgaagattctgCCAAACAATTTGCCTTCAGATGCCATCGCATGAACTTGACTGATGTCCAATTTGTGTTCCCCGTAGACACCTTAGGGTTTGAACCCAATTCTGACATCCTTTACACGGGCGGCTCAGATGGCTGCATTTCAGGATGGAACCTCACTACAAAAAGGAAGATAAAACAGTTTGCTAAATTTGACGAAAACAGCGTAGTCAAAATAGCTGTTAATGAAGGGTACATATGTGTAGCCACATCAGATGACTCTTTCAAGACCAACCCAACATTCTCTCAAGACGTTGATTTGCAGCCGAGCAGTTTGTATCTGATAAAACTGTAA